One Plasmodium vivax chromosome 13, whole genome shotgun sequence genomic region harbors:
- a CDS encoding calmodulin, putative (encoded by transcript PVX_085540A), giving the protein MATTSALISESFIIMDKDADGCITFNELVYALRLIGVSTDYNKLYQNNKIIYSLEEYSKIARKELGILTPKKKLMRTLKKLDKNNSGCLSVDTMIFLVMTMSDVLTDEDCKKFKKFVDPYNKNFISIEEFAQKVFS; this is encoded by the coding sequence ATGGCCACGACAAGTGCCTTAATTAGTGAGTCGTTCATTATAATGGACAAGGACGCTGACGGGTGCATAACCTTCAACGAGTTAGTGTATGCCCTAAGACTCATAGGAGTATCGACCGATTATAACAAGCTgtatcaaaataataaaatcattTATAGCCTAGAGGAGTACTCCAAGATAGCAAGGAAGGAGCTAGGGATACTGAcccctaaaaaaaaattaatgcgCACTTTGAAAAAGTTAGACAAAAATAACAGTGGCTGTCTGAGCGTAGATACAATGATTTTTTTAGTTATGACAATGAGCGATGTTTTAACGGATGAAGACTGCAAGAAATTTAAGAAGTTCGTTGATCCGTACAATAAGAATTTTATATCCATAGAGGAATTTGCGCAGAAGGTATTTTCCTGA
- a CDS encoding hypothetical protein, conserved (encoded by transcript PVX_085545A): MHENQKNDEKERSGAKISRESLLDDQFKEGAKDKLFLLSDKDEDLDVPNDTPPEQKTKREKPRFHKDLISSSSLEKYKKFLAKMEKSNEDLRNMDTDSVRIDKDILDQSCENSDEACVVMDVSMGIFDVCNDNLSESKLKDMNITVADVVNQEPEDQGEEGLIQEM, encoded by the exons atgcacgaaaatcaaaaaaatgatgaaaaggaaaggagtGGAGCCAAAATTTCGAGGGAGAGTTTACTAGATGACCAATTCAAAGAAGGCGCAAAGGATAAGCTTTTTTTGCTTAGTGACAAAGATGAAGATCTGGACGTACCGAACGACACTCCCCcagaacaaaaaacaaagagGGAAAAACCGCGCTTCCACAAAGATTTAATAAGCAGTTCGTCCTtagagaaatataaaaaatttctggCAAAGATGGAGAAATCGAACGAAGATTTAAGAAATATGGATACAGACAGTGTGCGGATTGACAAGGACATCCTTGATCAGTCCTGTGAAAATAGCGACGAAGCTTGCGTTGTCATGG ACGTTTCCATGGGCATTTTCGACGTGTGCAACGACAACTTAAGCGAGAGCAAACTTAAAGACATGAACATCACAGTCGCGGACGTTGTGAATCAG GAACCGGAGGATCAGGGCGAGGAAGGCCTAATTCAAGagatgtag